Proteins from one Methanococcus maripaludis C5 genomic window:
- a CDS encoding DUF123 domain-containing protein — MNNLDTPFIKFLDILGENLKKDAVVDKISKNSDENERAFKILVSTVISARTKDETTAKVSKELFKKVKTPKELSEISLDNLEKLVHPAGFYKTKAKNLKKLGKILLEEYDSKIPNSIEELITLPGVGRKTANLVMTLAFDEYAICVDTHVHRITNRWNYVDTEFPENTEMELRKKLPKDYWKRINNLLVVFGQEICSPIPKCDKCFSEIRKICPHYNSLKELEKIYKEFNFKKTPKTKIPKDKGTYVLRIKMNAPRTILVGKREIKFKKGDYFYIGSAMGNSMNLYNRISRHLSENKKKRWHIDYLLEFSNVKEVNVTIGRFECDVSQKFNIVFDSVESFGCSDCKCKSHLYYIKP; from the coding sequence ATGAACAATCTTGATACCCCATTTATTAAATTTTTAGATATTTTAGGCGAAAATTTAAAAAAAGATGCAGTAGTTGACAAAATATCTAAAAATTCAGACGAAAATGAACGGGCTTTTAAAATATTAGTTTCTACAGTGATAAGCGCACGAACCAAAGATGAAACTACCGCAAAAGTATCAAAAGAGCTATTCAAAAAAGTAAAAACTCCAAAAGAGCTTTCAGAAATTTCTTTAGATAACCTTGAAAAGTTAGTTCACCCTGCAGGATTTTACAAAACTAAAGCTAAAAATCTAAAAAAATTAGGCAAAATTTTACTTGAAGAGTACGATTCAAAAATTCCAAATTCAATTGAAGAACTTATAACACTTCCAGGGGTTGGACGAAAAACTGCAAACTTAGTAATGACTCTTGCATTTGATGAATACGCAATCTGTGTTGACACACACGTTCACAGAATTACAAATCGTTGGAATTATGTTGATACTGAGTTTCCTGAAAACACAGAAATGGAACTTCGAAAAAAACTTCCGAAAGATTACTGGAAAAGAATTAACAATCTACTTGTTGTATTTGGCCAAGAAATATGCAGCCCGATTCCAAAATGCGATAAGTGTTTTTCTGAAATTCGAAAAATCTGCCCCCACTACAATTCATTAAAAGAACTCGAAAAAATTTATAAAGAGTTCAACTTTAAAAAGACCCCAAAAACTAAAATCCCCAAAGACAAAGGCACTTACGTCTTAAGAATAAAGATGAACGCTCCAAGAACCATTCTCGTTGGAAAAAGAGAGATTAAATTTAAAAAAGGAGATTATTTTTACATCGGTTCTGCAATGGGTAACAGCATGAATTTATACAATAGAATAAGCAGGCATCTGTCTGAAAATAAGAAAAAAAGATGGCATATTGATTATTTACTGGAATTTTCAAATGTAAAAGAAGTAAACGTAACAATTGGACGATTTGAATGTGATGTTTCGCAGAAGTTTAATATAGTGTTCGATTCTGTGGAATCTTTCGGATGTTCGGACTGCAAGTGTAAAAGTCATCTCTATTACATTAAACCATGA
- a CDS encoding DUF432 domain-containing protein, which translates to MPEKFLVGAHEIEIEELDGLLKYIRGNTSKLIKKSSYSLRIVPSPAIGYGVQYLTIKFKEPVVVPPKDTFRGYVESPCDIELKLGEMELDLINLGKEKYAIYGTVDIGDISRYHLSEVYTKEPDSLCVTKFVLSNGSNYWKTFDKLVFPIWETIMYYSEDKAYYPTIINLTKNGSVEIINTAKAPKNGLIGTKNITPVSHFLRRI; encoded by the coding sequence ATGCCTGAAAAATTTCTGGTAGGGGCCCACGAAATTGAAATTGAAGAACTGGATGGTTTATTAAAATATATTAGGGGAAATACTTCAAAATTAATCAAAAAATCATCCTATTCCTTAAGAATTGTTCCGAGTCCTGCAATTGGATACGGGGTGCAGTATTTAACGATTAAATTCAAAGAACCCGTAGTTGTTCCCCCAAAGGATACTTTTAGGGGGTATGTTGAATCCCCGTGTGATATTGAATTAAAACTCGGTGAAATGGAGTTAGATTTGATTAATCTTGGAAAAGAAAAATACGCTATTTACGGAACTGTCGATATCGGAGATATTTCAAGATATCATTTAAGCGAAGTTTACACAAAAGAACCTGATTCTCTTTGTGTTACAAAATTTGTCCTAAGTAATGGTTCAAATTACTGGAAAACCTTTGATAAATTGGTTTTTCCAATCTGGGAAACCATTATGTACTATTCAGAGGATAAAGCATATTATCCAACAATTATTAATCTCACTAAAAATGGAAGCGTAGAAATAATAAATACTGCAAAAGCACCTAAAAATGGGTTAATCGGAACTAAAAATATAACCCCCGTATCACATTTCTTGAGGAGAATTTAA
- a CDS encoding mechanosensitive ion channel family protein codes for MILELLEFLQNNFVYGLSYYSGLKLILMVIIGLVLSFFIEKRVKKLSETTKQAWIINDETAGLLSTFVLAIFVVLALNVIESFVTYQIFGFDLKILIYSLLLVYFTYRISNRSKRYLLLKGSQEGNFAEYRVKATIFHYSVMIIAFGIVFHMLGLTNRLGSLLVAGGITGIILGFASQTVVANFISGIFLYFDKPLKIGDSVEIGTSSGIVNDIKMMSTRIRTWDGVLVRIPNEKVFNSEIINNKKYPARRVDIEVGIAYKEDADRAIELIWNMLEDMTYVLVDPEPQIFVNNLGNSSVDISVKAWTPSEKWYDVKREIIKNIKKEFDGENIEIPFPQRTVWFPQDLKIKIDKEEDKKIE; via the coding sequence ATGATACTAGAACTGCTCGAATTTCTACAGAATAACTTTGTTTATGGATTATCGTATTATTCGGGATTAAAATTAATTTTAATGGTTATTATAGGTTTAGTATTATCATTTTTTATTGAAAAACGGGTTAAAAAGTTATCCGAAACCACAAAACAGGCTTGGATAATAAATGATGAAACTGCAGGCCTCCTCTCAACATTTGTACTTGCAATATTCGTAGTTCTTGCATTAAACGTCATTGAAAGTTTTGTAACATACCAAATATTTGGATTTGATTTAAAAATTTTGATTTACTCGCTACTTTTAGTATATTTCACATATCGGATTTCTAATCGTTCTAAAAGATATTTGCTACTTAAAGGCTCACAAGAAGGGAACTTTGCAGAATACCGTGTAAAAGCAACCATTTTTCATTATTCGGTAATGATAATCGCATTTGGAATAGTTTTCCATATGCTTGGTCTCACCAATAGACTTGGAAGTCTCCTAGTTGCAGGGGGAATTACAGGTATAATTTTGGGTTTTGCATCCCAGACAGTTGTTGCAAATTTTATATCTGGAATATTCCTTTATTTTGATAAACCGTTAAAGATAGGAGATTCTGTAGAAATTGGAACAAGTTCTGGAATTGTAAATGATATTAAAATGATGTCAACAAGAATCAGAACTTGGGATGGCGTATTAGTTAGAATTCCTAATGAAAAGGTCTTCAATTCAGAGATTATAAACAATAAAAAATATCCTGCAAGACGTGTCGATATCGAAGTTGGAATTGCGTACAAAGAAGACGCAGACCGTGCAATTGAACTTATATGGAATATGCTTGAAGATATGACCTATGTTTTGGTTGACCCGGAACCACAAATATTTGTAAATAATCTTGGAAACAGCAGCGTTGATATTTCCGTAAAAGCTTGGACTCCAAGTGAAAAATGGTACGATGTAAAACGAGAAATCATTAAAAACATTAAAAAAGAATTTGATGGGGAAAATATTGAAATTCCATTCCCACAAAGAACTGTATGGTTTCCACAGGATCTTAAAATTAAAATTGATAAAGAAGAGGATAAAAAAATTGAATAA
- a CDS encoding HEPN domain-containing protein: protein MLNVEEYFKNTEKLEIAYDFHIYKKNLEKERHAKSLVHAHMDKAKHNLAFVNQNIKNGNFQDWSIVGLYYAVYHAALALVSRKGFISRSHNATMIFLIKNYTNEFRKEELRLIDELSITKKDATFYTSLKSERQKASYSTDIMFSESKVLELQKKSIDFINKVEDIIEN, encoded by the coding sequence ATGTTAAACGTTGAAGAATATTTTAAAAATACGGAAAAACTCGAAATTGCTTACGATTTTCATATTTACAAGAAAAATCTTGAAAAAGAACGCCATGCGAAGTCCCTTGTTCATGCACATATGGATAAAGCAAAACACAATCTTGCATTTGTAAATCAAAATATAAAAAATGGTAATTTTCAGGATTGGAGTATTGTGGGACTTTATTATGCGGTTTATCATGCTGCACTAGCGTTAGTTTCAAGAAAAGGATTTATTTCAAGAAGTCACAATGCAACAATGATTTTTTTGATAAAAAACTATACGAACGAATTTAGAAAAGAAGAGTTGCGATTAATTGACGAATTATCCATTACTAAAAAAGATGCAACATTCTATACGAGTTTAAAATCAGAACGACAAAAAGCAAGTTATTCGACAGATATAATGTTTAGCGAGTCTAAAGTTTTAGAACTTCAGAAAAAATCCATTGATTTTATAAACAAGGTCGAAGATATTATCGAAAATTGA
- a CDS encoding nucleotidyltransferase domain-containing protein, with product MNALDKLYRAYYAANKCKLYFSELKELTGLSNSSLQNALKKLESEKQILKLKEKSNAFYILKNTKKTVFKFSEIDEERFWKLNRNVRAPILDFIEIFPKEIDFMILFGSASRKKETENSDIDLMVVTHSFEDPDLQKRYREEINQKLEYAKSKAESRSLYPISIVAVEIDYFLNSKDHIVDQAKLTGFPVFGHQNYHEVILNVKR from the coding sequence ATGAATGCTTTAGATAAATTATACCGGGCTTATTATGCAGCAAATAAATGTAAATTATATTTTAGCGAGTTAAAAGAACTCACAGGACTTTCAAACAGTTCTCTTCAAAATGCTTTGAAAAAACTCGAATCTGAAAAACAAATTTTAAAATTGAAGGAAAAATCAAACGCATTTTATATTTTAAAAAATACCAAAAAAACAGTTTTTAAATTTTCAGAAATCGATGAAGAACGATTTTGGAAATTGAATAGAAATGTTCGGGCACCGATACTGGATTTTATTGAAATTTTCCCAAAAGAAATCGATTTTATGATTCTTTTTGGTTCTGCATCTAGAAAAAAAGAGACTGAAAATAGTGACATTGATTTGATGGTTGTAACGCATTCTTTTGAAGATCCCGACTTACAAAAACGGTATCGAGAAGAAATTAATCAGAAATTGGAATATGCAAAATCAAAAGCTGAAAGCAGGTCGTTATATCCGATAAGTATAGTTGCAGTCGAAATCGACTATTTTTTAAACTCAAAAGATCATATTGTAGATCAGGCTAAATTAACTGGATTTCCAGTTTTTGGACATCAGAATTACCACGAGGTAATTTTAAATGTTAAACGTTGA
- a CDS encoding SulP family inorganic anion transporter, with translation MKINQNLNYENLKNDLFAGFTIAIVALPLAMAFAIASGVSPEKGLFTAIVAGFLISLLGGSKYQIGGPTGAFVVILFGIIASYGYEGLVIATLMAGLILIGMGLLKLGNIIKFIPYPVTMGFTSGIALIIFSTQIKDFFGLSIGSIPATFLDQWIVYLTHIQLLNPYALFISILTLIILTNSKKVFSKIPSPIIAIIAGIFLVYFFNLPVETIESKFGQIPNTIPFPNLPELNLQKMELLFPSALSIAFLGAIESLMCAVVADGMTGYKHNSNKELVGQGIANIGSVLFGGIPATGALARTATNIKAGATSRLSGIIHVIMLFLFMLLLSPLILKIPLATLSAILVVVAWNMAEVKHFKSILFKSPKRDRIVLLVTFLLTVFVNLNTAIQIGMLLAVIVFMQRLIEVSEISNLKTIPQEKDPYSITLKDVPPCIEVYEVNGPFFFGIADKFKSTLNVVAKRKPSAIILRMRNVPIIDATGIKNLEEFIESSKKQDISLIISGADYNLRKKFEKYGLTNMIGKENICEDIDLALARARELIKIKHPETGLCPE, from the coding sequence ATGAAAATTAATCAGAATTTAAATTATGAAAACCTTAAAAATGACCTATTTGCAGGATTTACTATTGCAATAGTCGCATTACCTCTTGCAATGGCCTTCGCAATAGCCTCAGGAGTTTCACCTGAAAAAGGATTATTTACTGCAATAGTCGCAGGTTTTCTAATCTCACTACTTGGGGGAAGTAAATATCAAATAGGGGGGCCAACTGGAGCTTTTGTTGTAATACTTTTTGGAATTATAGCTTCATACGGATACGAAGGACTTGTAATCGCAACATTAATGGCAGGTTTAATTTTAATTGGCATGGGATTGTTAAAATTAGGAAACATTATAAAATTCATTCCTTATCCTGTCACAATGGGATTTACATCAGGAATTGCATTAATTATTTTTTCTACACAGATTAAGGATTTTTTCGGACTTTCGATTGGAAGTATTCCTGCAACATTTTTAGATCAGTGGATCGTATACTTAACACATATCCAGTTATTAAACCCCTATGCACTGTTTATTTCAATATTAACTTTAATCATCCTTACAAATTCAAAAAAAGTATTTTCAAAAATTCCTTCGCCAATAATTGCAATAATTGCTGGAATTTTTTTAGTTTATTTTTTTAATTTACCTGTTGAAACAATTGAATCCAAATTTGGGCAAATACCAAATACAATTCCTTTTCCAAACCTTCCGGAATTAAATCTTCAAAAAATGGAACTTTTATTCCCGAGCGCACTATCTATTGCATTTTTAGGTGCAATAGAATCATTGATGTGTGCTGTTGTTGCAGATGGTATGACTGGATACAAACACAACTCAAATAAAGAGTTAGTGGGCCAAGGAATTGCAAATATCGGATCAGTTTTGTTTGGAGGAATTCCTGCAACAGGGGCCCTTGCACGTACTGCAACAAATATTAAAGCCGGGGCTACATCAAGATTATCTGGAATAATTCATGTAATAATGTTATTTTTATTCATGCTATTACTATCCCCCTTAATTTTAAAAATACCTCTTGCAACACTTTCTGCAATACTTGTAGTTGTAGCATGGAACATGGCTGAAGTAAAACATTTCAAATCAATACTATTTAAATCTCCAAAAAGGGATAGAATCGTATTACTTGTTACATTCCTCCTTACAGTGTTTGTAAATTTAAATACTGCAATACAGATCGGAATGCTTCTTGCAGTGATTGTATTTATGCAGAGATTAATCGAAGTTAGCGAAATTTCTAACTTAAAAACAATTCCACAAGAAAAAGATCCATATTCAATTACTTTAAAGGATGTTCCACCATGTATTGAGGTTTATGAGGTAAATGGACCATTTTTCTTTGGAATCGCAGATAAATTCAAAAGTACGTTAAATGTAGTTGCTAAAAGAAAACCTTCTGCAATAATCCTTCGTATGCGTAATGTTCCAATAATTGATGCTACAGGAATAAAAAATCTCGAAGAGTTTATTGAATCGTCTAAAAAACAGGACATATCTTTGATTATTTCAGGTGCAGACTATAACTTAAGAAAAAAATTTGAAAAATATGGATTGACAAATATGATTGGTAAAGAAAATATTTGTGAGGATATCGATTTAGCACTAGCTCGTGCAAGAGAATTAATAAAAATAAAACACCCTGAAACAGGTTTGTGTCCAGAATAA
- a CDS encoding class III signal peptide-containing protein, translating to MLKKLYSKKGQVSMEIGILVGASVAVATIASYFYVVHVKYSDTHAGETAKNMSDALLNVTGTVCGNISEITIT from the coding sequence ATGTTAAAAAAATTATATTCAAAAAAAGGACAGGTTTCGATGGAAATTGGGATTTTAGTCGGGGCTTCTGTTGCAGTAGCTACGATTGCAAGCTATTTTTATGTAGTACATGTTAAATATTCAGATACTCATGCGGGTGAAACTGCAAAAAACATGAGTGATGCCTTATTAAACGTTACAGGAACGGTTTGTGGCAACATTTCTGAAATAACAATTACATAA
- a CDS encoding MarR family transcriptional regulator translates to MSSKVKIAVYMLIFIVSVIVLTSKFLYPPTVQVIVQGDTTYVQEVPNVYTLYDCMLMVLASFSLCLSTTLIYFTVRDLELSEKNNVNKIDLSDLNDHIGKIVSSKVNDKIKNGNTNEIQNLNMESEVKTSENEEKLRNENFIKILKGNEKTIVKILMDHGEMTQSELFERTKIPKSTLSRTLSDLELRGIILRYEHGISKKVKLNKF, encoded by the coding sequence ATGAGTTCAAAAGTTAAAATAGCCGTATATATGCTGATATTTATCGTTTCAGTAATTGTGCTAACTTCTAAATTTTTATATCCACCGACAGTTCAGGTAATCGTTCAAGGGGATACCACGTATGTTCAGGAAGTTCCTAATGTGTACACGCTTTATGATTGTATGTTAATGGTTTTGGCATCCTTTTCGCTTTGCTTAAGTACTACTCTAATTTACTTTACAGTTCGTGATTTAGAGCTTTCGGAGAAAAATAATGTTAATAAGATAGATTTAAGTGATTTAAACGACCATATTGGAAAAATTGTATCTTCAAAGGTCAATGATAAAATTAAAAATGGAAATACGAATGAAATTCAAAATTTAAACATGGAATCTGAAGTAAAAACCTCTGAAAACGAAGAAAAATTAAGAAACGAGAATTTTATTAAAATTTTAAAAGGAAACGAAAAAACTATAGTAAAAATTTTAATGGATCATGGGGAAATGACTCAGAGTGAACTTTTTGAAAGAACAAAAATTCCAAAATCGACTCTTTCCAGAACTTTAAGTGATTTAGAACTTAGGGGAATAATTTTAAGATATGAACACGGAATAAGCAAGAAAGTAAAATTAAATAAATTTTAA
- a CDS encoding ABC transporter ATP-binding protein, translated as MYKIISLEDVWKIYQMGEVEVQALKGVSLDINKGDFVAIVGSSGSGKSTMMNMIGCLDVPTKGDVYLKSKNISDMTESELSELRGKTIGFVFQQYNLIPNMTALENVLLPLQIQEVNDSTADRAAKRALKQVGLEDRMNNKPSQLSGGQQQRVSIARALACEPEIILADEPTGALDSATGEEIIKLFMALWESGKTIIMITHDPNLAKYAKTIVELKDGKIISITDNKQNTVHE; from the coding sequence ATGTACAAAATTATAAGTCTTGAAGATGTTTGGAAAATCTACCAGATGGGTGAAGTTGAAGTTCAGGCCTTGAAGGGAGTTTCACTCGATATAAATAAAGGTGATTTTGTCGCAATTGTCGGGTCGTCAGGTTCTGGAAAATCGACCATGATGAATATGATCGGATGCCTTGATGTACCAACAAAAGGTGATGTTTACCTTAAATCAAAAAATATCTCAGATATGACTGAATCAGAACTATCTGAACTTCGTGGAAAAACAATTGGTTTTGTATTTCAGCAATACAATTTAATTCCAAACATGACTGCACTTGAAAACGTACTTTTACCACTGCAAATACAGGAAGTCAATGATTCTACTGCAGATCGAGCTGCAAAAAGAGCATTAAAACAGGTTGGCCTGGAAGACAGAATGAATAACAAACCATCCCAGCTTTCTGGAGGTCAACAACAGCGAGTATCGATTGCAAGAGCGTTAGCATGTGAACCAGAAATAATTCTTGCAGATGAACCAACAGGGGCGCTCGACAGTGCGACAGGTGAAGAAATTATAAAATTATTTATGGCCCTCTGGGAAAGTGGGAAAACCATTATTATGATTACACACGACCCGAATCTTGCGAAATATGCGAAGACCATTGTTGAATTAAAAGACGGAAAAATTATCAGTATAACAGATAACAAACAAAATACAGTTCATGAGTGA
- a CDS encoding COG1361 S-layer family protein, with protein MDKKSLKIGSVMLIMLFSFVGNYAYTFAGDVSDYVILNVNKVNQDPDPAIAGDVFDLRISIENDGGEGEGDFILEIEPNYPFEEVEGEDLTQTIGIINGYENSNDAIVAKFKLRVNEDATEGDYPIEVHVYKKGEDSSSGYTTELTVTVGNEESAEIELDAEELVAGDKTNVTFTIENTGSAPIKNLEFSWESENNAILPLGSGNVKTISYIGVGKSVDVTYTVLASTDVEPGIYELTMNLNYDNSLTGTTEIVEHIGGILVLGKTDFEVSYSGEDSGEYTLTVMNVGKGDVNSVIVSIPEQNAWSVSGVSTSIIGNLDGGTTHSQTSNYRPPIATHHLLLK; from the coding sequence ATGGATAAAAAATCCTTAAAAATAGGATCGGTAATGTTGATAATGCTTTTCTCATTTGTGGGAAATTATGCATACACATTTGCTGGCGATGTAAGTGATTACGTCATATTAAATGTAAATAAAGTAAATCAAGACCCTGATCCTGCAATCGCAGGAGATGTATTCGACCTTAGAATTAGCATTGAAAATGACGGTGGAGAAGGTGAAGGAGATTTCATTTTAGAAATCGAACCGAACTATCCGTTTGAAGAAGTAGAAGGCGAAGATTTAACTCAAACTATAGGTATTATAAACGGTTATGAAAATTCAAATGATGCAATAGTTGCAAAATTCAAATTAAGAGTTAATGAAGATGCAACAGAAGGAGACTATCCGATAGAAGTCCATGTTTATAAAAAAGGTGAAGATTCATCTTCAGGATACACTACAGAATTAACCGTAACTGTTGGAAATGAAGAAAGTGCTGAAATAGAATTAGATGCAGAGGAATTAGTGGCGGGGGACAAAACCAACGTTACATTCACAATAGAAAATACGGGTTCTGCACCAATTAAAAACCTTGAATTTTCATGGGAAAGTGAAAATAATGCGATACTTCCATTAGGTTCAGGAAACGTAAAAACAATTTCATACATTGGTGTTGGAAAGAGTGTTGATGTAACATACACAGTACTTGCAAGTACTGATGTAGAGCCTGGAATATATGAACTAACTATGAATTTAAATTACGATAATTCGTTAACTGGAACTACTGAAATCGTAGAACATATTGGCGGAATTTTAGTACTTGGAAAAACCGACTTTGAAGTTAGTTATTCCGGAGAGGATAGTGGCGAATATACACTTACAGTAATGAATGTTGGAAAAGGTGATGTTAATTCAGTAATCGTTTCAATTCCAGAACAGAATGCATGGAGCGTTTCTGGAGTCAGCACATCAATTATCGGAAATTTAGATGGGGGGACTACACATTCTCAAACTTCGAACTATCGACCACCAATAGCGACTCACCACTTATTGTTGAAATAA
- a CDS encoding transmembrane domain-containing protein, translating into MPSTTSQVMNMNSGDESGAPQNFAGGPDGNRNPLSTIQNSITSAIPYVIGGLVALAAIAVFVYKIIKRKKLAKQNKNKTE; encoded by the coding sequence ATGCCAAGTACAACTTCACAAGTTATGAATATGAATAGTGGTGATGAATCAGGTGCCCCACAGAACTTTGCCGGAGGACCTGATGGAAATAGAAATCCACTATCAACAATTCAAAATTCAATAACTTCGGCAATACCCTACGTTATCGGCGGACTTGTAGCACTTGCTGCAATTGCAGTATTTGTATACAAGATAATTAAAAGAAAAAAATTAGCTAAACAAAATAAAAATAAAACAGAATAA
- a CDS encoding ABC transporter permease: protein MKPLKLFNMASKMVKSSKLRSWITILGIVIGIASVIAIISAGDYLSNSVSDQLNSMVSDEITLTASSAPGNDDDEPELTDMDVMILNGISDVEYVDVRVSSRNEIRFAGGRETATITGVDPAVWSQMTDEELYAGRLLQVSDKNAVIISYYTATEAFDREIGINQMITIGNKQFKVVGILEEDETQGFGRMGGMSSNTVYMPYEAVYTLELDDDASYSIEEKEEGVYDEIIFTLYEDVNQTTALENIQEKLMMSRHVNEKTIDFSIRTPNTPEGPEEIISMLTTFLSFIAGISLVVGVTGISNTMFTTVLEKTREIGIMKAIGAKNKDIMLLFVFNSAIIGLVGGFLGLVLGTIISQIIVWFIAQSMDSSYQFVLSIKSVVIAIGCSLAAGIIAGIIPAYNASKLKPVEALRSE from the coding sequence ATGAAACCCTTAAAATTATTTAATATGGCATCCAAAATGGTAAAATCCAGTAAATTACGTAGCTGGATCACCATTTTGGGCATTGTCATTGGAATTGCATCAGTTATCGCAATTATATCTGCTGGAGATTATCTTTCAAATTCAGTTAGTGATCAACTCAACAGTATGGTGAGCGATGAAATAACGCTTACTGCATCATCTGCACCAGGTAATGATGACGATGAACCCGAACTAACTGATATGGATGTAATGATTCTAAACGGGATATCTGATGTAGAATATGTAGATGTGCGGGTTTCGAGTAGAAATGAAATACGTTTCGCGGGAGGTCGTGAAACTGCGACAATTACTGGAGTCGATCCCGCTGTGTGGTCGCAGATGACTGATGAAGAATTATATGCAGGAAGACTATTACAGGTGAGCGATAAAAACGCCGTAATAATTTCATACTATACTGCAACAGAAGCTTTTGATAGGGAAATTGGAATAAATCAAATGATAACCATTGGAAATAAACAGTTTAAAGTCGTTGGAATACTTGAAGAAGATGAAACTCAGGGATTCGGTAGAATGGGAGGTATGAGCTCAAATACTGTTTACATGCCATATGAAGCAGTATATACTTTGGAATTGGATGACGATGCATCTTACTCAATTGAAGAGAAAGAAGAAGGAGTATACGATGAAATAATCTTTACATTATATGAAGATGTAAATCAAACTACTGCACTTGAAAACATTCAAGAAAAATTGATGATGTCAAGACATGTTAATGAAAAAACGATTGACTTCTCAATAAGAACTCCAAATACGCCAGAAGGGCCTGAAGAAATAATTTCCATGCTTACAACATTCCTTTCATTCATTGCAGGAATTTCATTGGTTGTTGGCGTTACAGGTATTTCAAATACCATGTTTACAACAGTTCTTGAAAAAACCAGAGAAATTGGAATAATGAAAGCGATTGGTGCCAAAAACAAAGACATAATGCTACTGTTTGTCTTTAACTCTGCGATCATTGGGCTTGTTGGGGGATTTTTAGGACTCGTACTTGGAACAATAATCTCTCAAATAATAGTCTGGTTTATTGCACAAAGCATGGATAGCAGTTACCAATTTGTACTAAGCATTAAATCAGTAGTAATTGCAATTGGATGTTCACTTGCAGCAGGAATTATTGCAGGAATTATTCCTGCATATAATGCTTCAAAATTAAAGCCTGTAGAAGCTTTAAGAAGCGAATAA